In Lagopus muta isolate bLagMut1 chromosome 14, bLagMut1 primary, whole genome shotgun sequence, the DNA window TGCTGCTTGTTcacacaagggaaaaaagaagtcctGTGAGAATACGCCTCTGCTTGGCACAGGAGCTAACAGCAAATACTTCATCTTGGGTTGATATCTTACCTTTCCAGGTTCTCATCTGCCAGGTCTCTATCTGGTTTTCTCAATTTGAGCTTGACAAGGGCTTTATTGTAGCTCTGGACAAAGAATGTTGAGCATGTTAACTGGCTTGTGTTTACACAGAGACACTTCCTAAGGATCTGAGTGGAGTAACAAAGCTGCCTGGTGTGATGTTTGGCAGTCAAAAAGAAATCCCTAAGAGTTGGTCCTTACTTGGTTCCCTTGGCTCAGAGAACTCACTTTGCTACATCTTAAACTTGTCATTAAATCCTTGAAGTACTGTGCAGCCAAATCCAGTAAGGCTTTTGGTCTTCCAGCatattcattttcatctttctgttgACTGGGATTAGGAGAATAAGCTTGGGTGGGGAAAACTAAACTCTACTTTTCTTTTAGCGATGATATCCCCACCAGAGAGCCAAGTGTAGGCTTTTGGTGTGGGGCCCCTTTGCTCCAGTTTCACTTGGCAATACCCCTAAACTTGCATGCAGAGAAGAACTTCAGTTTCTCATCTAGGAAGAATAGCTTTGAAAGAAGTTGATGTCAGGATATATCACAAATCAGGCTGGtcttaaatgctgtttttaaaagggTCAAGAAAAGGTAGCTTCCTGCACCCTAGCTCGTGCTATTTGAGTCAGTAATAATTATTAGGAGCTCCAGTGGGTTTAATGGAAGGATTTCTCTGTCAAACGTTTGTTTAAAGTGAAACAACCACTGTTGGGTGTTCTGAAATGGTTGTGGCCTGGCTGCTTATGGCTCTCTGCTTGTGATGTAGCATAGAAATTCCCCTCTAAACTTGATCTCATAGTCTCATATAGGGGATAGTTACAAAAGCATTCGCTTACCTGTCTGAAGAGGTCTGTGATGTGAAATTCTTGATTGGGAATCACTGCGAAGTCTGCTTTGACTTCCGAATAGGTGTCGTTTATAATCGCTAGGAACATGTTCTgtacaggaaggatgcagtTAGATGTTTTTCTGGAAGCTGTTTATTATGCTAGGCTTATTGTTTTGGGGACTGTTGAATGCTAAGGAATGGAACTGATGGAATTGGAAGAGCTGTGTTGGGCGCAGATATgcttctaatgcatttaaattCCCTGAGAATCTCCTGTTTTGGGAGAGGATTTGCTCATTGCCCCTGTGCAGTACTGGCTAAAAGGCCCACCTCCCTGGAGTGACAGATTTCCTGCCATGTATTGTGCCTTTTTCAAGTGGTGTTTCGGACCTTAGCAATGAAAGCACCGATCCAGCTGGTCTAGAACTTGAAACTACAGAGTCCCACCAAAGTCTTTAAACTTTCCAGCTGACAAGGATGAAACTTTGCACTTCTCAAGAGCTTCCAAGTAAGTTTTCAGAAGTTAAAATCTCAAGAAATCAATAGTGCAGTAGAGGGAAAGGTGCAATATGCTTGTTCCATGATGCAAAAGCCCCTTTTTGGCTCTTTACAGGAAGGCAAAGCTGTGAGATGCCTTGCCAGCTTGTGCCAAAGAATCAAAGACTGTCTTACAGCCTAGGTGTGCTGAAGGGCAGACAGGGCAACTCGAGCATTACAGGCAAAAGCGTCATCCTGGGGTAGGAAACACCGACTCGGAGCACTGCCCAACAAAAggtaatcattttttttttctctactgcttACACAGAAGAATTTTTACCTACCAGCAAGACAAAGAACACAAAGAACACAAATGAGATGTAGTAAATAGGTCCAAGGATGCTGTTTACTTCTAggctttcaaaattaaaatctcCCAGCACAATACGAAACTGTGAGaaactgccaggaaaaaaaaacacaaaacaacacataAGACTGAGGTTGACTGGTTTCCTTTAAAGTATTTTAGACATTActtaaaatcagaacaaaaaagtTGGATAGATGCAGTTGATTTCAGTGACTACAGCAGTGGTGAATTAAGAGAAACCAGCATTACGCTGCAGTGGTGAAATGGACATTTAGCACACATTGGAGAGTTTAAAAGTGCAGGGGACTTGCTAAATGCCATCCAGGAGAAAACACTTCCATGTCGAataaattgttttgtatttttataattgttttctttttgttccagcTCTGTGATCCCTTATTTTCCATTAGTATAGAATGTAGTAGTGTAGGTCCCTCTGTCTCCCTAAAGGAGGCTTCATTACTAGGTAAGatgcatatttttctgtattgcaTCTTAGGACTACCTTGCATCCAAGTGGGTTCAAAACAGCTTTAGAAGAGTCATAGAGCTTTACGTGGAAAAAGCTGCTTTCAAACAGTCTTGGTATTTTGAATTGAATTTGAagtgatttctgtttctgaaccCACTCAGCTTGTGCTTTGAACCCTTGGGTCTCTCAAGCAGCCCTTTTGGACATACAATGGCTATGACAAGCAGCTTGTAGGGCCAACAGAATTGCTTTTACATTATGAAATAGACCTAAGAGCTGGAGAAATGTACCCTCCAAATTCTGCTTATCAGAAGCTGTTTGTACCCTCATCGAAGTTCAGAAAATTGCATACATGCAGTTTTGAAGAGTAGAAAAGTCACTGACTTGTGACCCGAAGACGAGGTGGCTGAACTGCGCATAggcaaagaaaatgatgaagaacATGATGGCAAATCCAATGATGTCCTTGGCACAGCGAGATAAAGTGGATGACAactgtgtcatggttttgctAAAACTTACGTACTTAAATATCTGCAAGAGAACAGAACTGCTGTTACTGGGGGGTGGGAGGTGGTGTCAGAATGTTGTGCATTCTCTTAACAGGGCTTCAGGAAAGTTGTCTAATCCTAATTTACACATGAAGTCTTACCTGGAAGTAAGTTGCATTCCAGATGTTAACGGTCTGTATCTGTGGGGAGTGCTGGGATTGGGTGCTTTTTTAGGGAGGCAGAATATTCTGCTGGGCTTCTGTGCTAAAGTTAGGAGATCACAGACAGGCCTTTGGGTGCTGCTATGTGTAATCAGCTCTGGCAGAAGTGGAGCTTTAGGCAAGGAGACCCCAAAATAGGCCAACCTCCTGCACCTGAGGATTCCTGTCAGGCAGAGCTGGTGAGGAGCTCTTTTACTCTGGCTGTGAAAACAAGGCTGAACAAAAGTCTTGTCTGATGGCAGTTGTGCTACCAAAGTGACAATGATCGGTTTGTGGGGAAGGTGATGCAGGGCAACatgcagctgggatgcagaAAAGATGTAATGAGGAAGACTGTCCACACAACTGGCTAACAGTCAGTGTTCTCAAACAGCTTCTTCATGCAGCCTTGGCTTGGAGGTGCAGGAAGACAAACTGAAAGCTATGAAAGCTGTAAATAGCTTCACCTACTACAGCCATGTCATCTGTGTAGTTCGGGCTGTGACCTTGATAACACTGAGTCTAGGAAAAAATTGAGTTTAAGGAGGCTGTTTGGCCATGGCTATTTCTCAGCTGTTCAAATGGAGACAGCTGTTCAtgtgcaaatttttttttagatggCCTTGGTATTTATGTGACCCATGTTTATGAGAACGAGATAATTTAAAACTCTTCAGGAATCTCATAAACAAAATTCCCCATTCTAGCCCCACCTTTGCAGTTCACCCATGAAAAAGCGAACATTCGTAACAAGCTAAGAAGCACCATGCTTCtcaagtacaaaagaaaaagtaaatagtAAGAGCTGATACCTTTATCCAAGCAAAGAAGACATTGACAGCAATCATGTTATCATAAATGACTTGCCAGAATGCAAGGAAATAGAAATCTGGGTAAACGTGAGCATTAGAAAGGAGGTCTTCCATCAGCAGGGACACTTCTATAGTGCGGTAGATATTGAAGCAAATGGCAAGGATGGATACCTGTGGGAAAGCAGAAGCCAGTGAAACTGAAGACCAGATACCTCCTCCTTTTCTGACTTGTTATTTTGCATAGCAGAGCCTGCATTGATTTTAACAGACCCTTGATTAGTTTTGAAGAACCTGAGCTTTTTAGATGTTTGGTTAAAAACGGCAGGTCAGACCTTTTTGGCCAAGTTATTTCTCCTTGTACCATGGTAATGCTTGATTTGTACAACATACTGCATACATTCTGATTTTACTGCGTTGTGTGCTAGTGCTTCCCTGCTCTGCAACTAAAACAAGGTGGATGAGAAAGACAGTAAAGAGTGGAAAGGTCACGGAGCTCCAGACCTCAACAGCAAGGCTAGAAAAGAGTTCAGGGGTGCTAAAGCGTGGTAGGGCTCTCCACTGGAGAGCAGTAGGTGAATGGCTCTAACCAGAAAGAGGGGTTTGGGTGGTTTTGGCTTGACTGCTGTCTTGCCTGGTGCTAGCCTGGACTGGCAAGCACAAAAGAATTGAGGAGCAGCTCACCACTATCAGCAGCATATCCAGCCAGTTCCAGgcacttctgaaatatttcattttcagttttgttatttCTATTGCTTCCTGGATTATGAATGTAACGATGAAGAGGCAAAAGGCAACTTCACAAGAAGCCAAGAAGTAATCATAATAGGAGACGTATCTGAGGAGCTTCACGGAGTGTATCTGAAAGGAGGTGAGAGCACCCCCAGTGGCAGGGAACTCCACCACCAACCTGGAAAAGATAGAGACTTGTTAGTTACCACCCCCTTAATTGTCAGCCCTTAATAGTCTCACATCAGTTATTACCTTGTTAATATACCTAACTTGACTCCAGCTGGGGCAAATAGCAAAACCTGATGACTCCTCCATCTGCAAGAAAGGGTTATGCTTGTTCCCCTGTGAAAGGGAAGGCTGAGAACAGGAGATCTTGAGATAGCCTTGCTATCTCCTTGCTTCTTGCTATGAAACTTATTCCTATGGCAGCAGCAATCAGCTGTACAGAGCAGACACCtggtctggagaaaaaaaaaagttctggaTCTGCTCTCTGCACTAAgtgaatttctgtatttcttaatGAATTTCTGTCTTCTCAGTTATTGCCTGAGAAACACAGCTGTGTATGCCTGAGGTGATCAATTTTTCCTTGTGTCCTTGAACAAGCATCATGCCTCAGTAAACTGAATTTCACGTGTAGTAAAGGTAAGAACTCACCTGACTACACAGAAGAGGTTTATGTTAGCATTAAATGTTGAGAAGTCAATAAATACAGCTCTGGTTCCCCGAGTGATCcaaccattctttctgagaaacGCCAGCTTCTCCATGCTCTCCTGCTTCGATCTCGGTAAGGTGAATATAAATCCTCCACTTCTGTAAAAGCCCACAGATCCCCAGTACCACGGGGAGAAAGAGGAGGCAGAAACATATTTCcatctgtgagaaacaggaaaagaaggcaGCGAGCCCATGGGAAGCGTACTGAAGTAAGctttaacttttattttgttgttgttacttcTTGTGTTCTACTGCATTCACAATGGAACATTTAATCCAGGCActtaaataatgcattttctttacatGAGATAAGCACGAGGCACATGACCCCAAAATATTCCCACTTCTATATCTACTCAGTACGTTCACAGAAGTGCTTATCAGTCTGGGTTCTGCCCAGTGTGGCCTAGACACCTTAAACCCTTCATATGTAAAAGGAATACCTCTGGGTTATGCAGTTCATTGTTGCTGGCATCTTTGCATATTCTTTCATTGACTTAAGTCAATGCTAAACAAAATGTTCAGAGCAGTCCTTTGGCTCTGTTTCCACACCACTTTAGCATGATTCCAGTCTATTAACATGTGATTTAAGTTTAGGCTTTGTATAACTGAGCATTTCCCCAGAGATGTTAGTGATACAAGACTAATTAACGTGTACTTCTGCTGAAATGGGCTCActgtttccagttcctcctgtcTTTCCACTAGAAATTTCCCATGCCGAATTCTTGTCTATAATATTGgcataaaaacaaatgatgGTTTATCTCTGTgtaaactgaagagaaaatgtagTTCACTGCATGCAATTTTTACTCGAGAATACTCAAGAAATATGGTGCTGAGGATTTTGTGAGGTTTTCAAAAGCATTACTGGTTccagctgaaatatttcaattttgaaAATGCCTTCTAAAGATTCAAAAGATGCCACAAGAAAATCTGGAGTAGAATGACTTACTCAGATTCATTCTTCAGACCAAAGTCGGACTTGTCTTCAGCTTGGTAACTGTAGTGGGAGTAACAGCTCTTCAGGAAAGGCTGGAAGTAGGGGTAGATGGTGCAGGTGTTGTTGCGCACCTTCAGCTGGCGGATCTGGGCTACTCCTAACAGtaaattctcatagaaaatgtAGCTGGTGTTTTTCAGGTCGGTCATCGTTCTGTTGTCATACCATGTGTTCCAATAGAGCCCATCCAAGAGCGGCCCCTCTGCAAACTGCATGCACGCGTGAGGTTAAGGATTCAAAAGCTGTAAGTACCACAACCACCCTGCTTTTTAACGTAAGAAACTTGACAGGGTTCCCAGCTACTTATGGCTGTGCAGTCTAAGGTAGAACACGAACTATGTTCAATACATACGGTCGTACAGATctttacatcttttttctttgagtcCATTCTATTCCCCATGCAATGAAATTCCCAGAGCCATGGAACAACATTATCATAAGACTACAACCTACATCTGCTTGGAGCTTCACTGAAAGATTACATGGAATTTTAAACAAATGGTTACACACATAACTATTCTATGTTGTTTTAACAGGTGCTTGTTATTTTACTCTCTGAAGATCTGTTTTGATGTATGTATTTCTGATTGGGTTTTTAGTTATCTCAACCtaaaagaagcatttattttttgaggTGGGGGAATCCTTTCTGTATGTTTCTTCAATGTAGATagagcatttcatttcagaagaacatGATCTAGAGTGCAAAATATGGTCCCATAGTTTGGAACCATCTGCGCACACATTACAACTGCTTTTAGTGCATCAGCATGCACTTGTATAGCGAGGACTCATTATTTCATGGACTAGCAGTAACAGACATGAAATGAGGGAGTACAATGCCACCAGATGAACTGATACAGCCCTGGGTGGCTGGCCTGTTGCTTCCCTTGACTGACTATTCACGTTTCATGAGTGCTGTTTGCACCCAGCATTTCTACCAGTGCATTTTAAGATAGTGCTCATCTTTCCTGAGCCGCAGCAACCCAGCAGGTGTTTCCGGGGAGGACCAGGAGCATGCCATGCTCCAAATCTGTGCTAGCAGCTTCTTCACCTGAGAAAGCAAGCGCCCTGAAAGCCTTACTTTCCAGAAATCGGCGTGGCTCCTGATACTCCTGAAATTAATCCCGTCGCTTTCGGAGTAGGGCTGTTCCACAAAGAGATCTTCCATCACCTTATTCAGGTAATACATGTTGGTGCTCACCATGCCGAAGGTCACTGGGAAGGAAGGACGGCAGGAGGTGAGCGCGGCTGTGCGGCTGAGGCTGCAGAACCCGCAGGGCACGGCTGCGGACTTACTGAGGCTGAGGGTTACCAGGAACGTGATGTAGATGAGCAGCTCTACCAGGGTCGTTTTCAATTCCGTTTCTTTGCTGTAACTTACCGGGACTGTTGTAGCAACTGgcagggaggaaagaagggtgaagaaacaaacaagtgggggggggggagggggggggggggggggtggtaTGTGAAAGCGTAGTTGATTTTTGGAAACGACGGAAGCCGGACCTGGGCGCATCCCTGTCTGCACCTCAGAGCCCCCGGAGCGCCGCGCTCCGTCTCTCCCGCCCTCCCGCAGCTCTGAGCTCGGCGGGCCGCGGCCGTTCACGCACC includes these proteins:
- the PKD2L2 gene encoding polycystic kidney disease 2-like 2 protein; the protein is MEPAVAVRRRSRVFTLLSSLPVATTVPVSYSKETELKTTLVELLIYITFLVTLSLMTFGMVSTNMYYLNKVMEDLFVEQPYSESDGINFRSIRSHADFWKFAEGPLLDGLYWNTWYDNRTMTDLKNTSYIFYENLLLGVAQIRQLKVRNNTCTIYPYFQPFLKSCYSHYSYQAEDKSDFGLKNESEWKYVSASSFSPWYWGSVGFYRSGGFIFTLPRSKQESMEKLAFLRKNGWITRGTRAVFIDFSTFNANINLFCVVRLVVEFPATGGALTSFQIHSVKLLRYVSYYDYFLASCEVAFCLFIVTFIIQEAIEITKLKMKYFRSAWNWLDMLLIVVSILAICFNIYRTIEVSLLMEDLLSNAHVYPDFYFLAFWQVIYDNMIAVNVFFAWIKIFKYVSFSKTMTQLSSTLSRCAKDIIGFAIMFFIIFFAYAQFSHLVFGSQVSDFSTLQNCIFSQFRIVLGDFNFESLEVNSILGPIYYISFVFFVFFVLLNMFLAIINDTYSEVKADFAVIPNQEFHITDLFRQSYNKALVKLKLRKPDRDLADENLESKEFPPTKRKDISKPSKGGSAHEKRHPKPPKLQKGKESLHHSDSVAASQSSVFPEEFQRLLRRTSELEKELNNANAKLSRIMKSMQHLKDASGKTAQ